The Lates calcarifer isolate ASB-BC8 unplaced genomic scaffold, TLL_Latcal_v3 _unitig_1981_quiver_1117, whole genome shotgun sequence DNA window CTCTGATTTTATTAATCTTACTTCCTTGTATTTCTGCCTTCGCTGAGAGGGGTTTTATTTGAAGGAGGTTTTCCTCAAAGTCACACCCCAGTTTGACACCAAACGCCTTTGCCAGGTGTTTAGAAGACACAACAAACGCCTGCAGCTCGCCTTCAAACACTGCCTCCAGGTTAGTCTCTTTCTTGTTAGCGCTTGTGATTGAAATAATCTCGATTTTCACAGGCTGGGCAGCAGCACTTTGgacctgcacaaaaacaaatagacATTCACATTCAAGCTTAAGGACACACAGGGAATCACTGGAGATCACTCAGTATAGTAGTATACAGTAGAGTACGCGACATGTACCACAACATTTAAAGCCTAAGGTAGTTTGCAGTGTCTGTGCTTGGACGGGCCTTAAAAAATACAACTCCAGatcacttcctcttcttttatTCCTCTGGTTTAGATAATAGTTAATTGAATATTGTTGAGTTTTAGACTGTTGACCAGACAAAATGAGTGGTCTGAAGACGTCAGCTTGGACTGACTGAAGTCTCCTAAAGGTTTGCAATTTCTACCTGAATAGGATCAGAATTCTTAAAGATAAGAGgcttcagttttttatttggttatttttctATGAtcatattttcactttgtcattatggattATTAAGTGAAGACTGATGGACATTACATTAAAAGTAAATCTGTAACACAAGTGCTAGAGTtgagggcaactggacttcttttaggttaAACCTAAAAGAGGTTAAATCTTGACCTTGACTTGGATGACTGGGtgtgaaaaagtgaaggggtctgaatactttctgaagtcACTCTACCTGTATTGTCTGCAAACACCTGAAAACCTCCTCCTTGATTTGATTAAGTACTTATGGACAAGCAAagattgtcagtgttttttttgttactttttatgATATCAATTAGTTCCTCATTCTACCAACAAtctaacaaacaaaactgactcGTGACCATGTTTCAAACTGACAGCATCAGTAGAACAGTGTTTAGTGTGTGGAAAACAGATACCCTGAAAATCCTGGTGAAATCAGTTGAATTCAGCGACACTGTCTCAAAGTAGCACTTAGTCTTTGTGTTGGTCACCTCAACCAAGTCTCCATCAGATATTCCTCTGAACTGATTTATGTCTTCACCCCACAAGCTGATCCTGATTTCATCTGTGTCGTCTTTAAGTGTGAAAtcctgcctctctttcttctcctgtgtGCTCTTCAAAATGACGGGTGTGACAGAACCAATCTGAGAAAACCAGCACAAGATTAAAACAAGACTGGAAACAATcccacatattttttttctttttataaatttaaataaaaaggttGTGGTGTGTTGATTGAAAATGTTAGAAGTTATTGATTAGTGCAACTAGATAAGTAGGGATGACAGCCATGGGCATGGCATTTAGATGAAACTGTCTGTTGAGTTGGGGCACACCAGTGTAGTTTGAGACTTAATTAAAGGAAGTTTAAAGGTACATTAGGTACATGTTAAAGAGTGGTGTTGTCTGTCGAGGGGTTCAGCACTGCCTTTTACCTTCTGTTGGGCCCAATGATGGCACAAACTATTTTACAATaatgaaacagaataaataataataaacccaACTTTGGGCACCATGCTCATAACTCAATAATAGTAGATTGTATTATCATatatacagaaaatatatatctatattcTGTACAATATATACATAGAATATAGAGAAATAAAGACTTACATTCATAACTTTTCCTTTGACGCTCACTGTTGTCAATGTTGTCTTTTTAGCAAACTCTTTGGCCTTTGTGATGGAGTGAACCGGATTCTGGCGATAAATGAGTCTCTGAGCGTCCAACTTCATCTCTTCTGGAACATCAACATCGCTCATCCTTGACACTGTGCTGTATTCGATCACTTTGATCATTTTCTCATGAAAGTAACCACTCTTTTccagaattacatttttaaacaaataggAGTGGTTTTCTATGATTTTTTGATAGTGCTCTTTTCCATACACCATCATTTTAATGCTGCCTGTCTCATCAGCAACTACCAGGTAAAAGAAGAGCTTTTCCACCTTCTCTTGTGTTTGATATGAGCGCAGAACAGATTTCTGCACAACTCTTACAGTTATGGCTTTTTGGCCGAGGTCGCCACCAGTGTTTAGATCATTGATGGTTTTTCTCTGGacacaaaaggagagaaaatgtaaattcaaACATAAACCTCTGAATGAATTAGCACAAAGTCAGAAGTATCTCAATTAAGAATCCACTCACCCAGGTTTGATTCTTTCTCTCCTGGAAAACAAACCACATTAATTACTTACTCGTCATGGAAGAGCTAATATGAGCTTTGTATGTTCATACATTTTACTGCAGTATATGACTCAGTTTTCAGAGACAGAATTAATTCAAATAATTTCAAAACCCATTGACTCTGAACTACAACACAGATTGGAAATTCTGTTCATTCATGATCCCTCCACTGCTTCACTGAGTGAGAAGCTAACAGTTCTGTTGTTGGCGTATCACCGATGTCAGCAGACATTCAGGCAAAAACAGGCCTGTGTTAACAAATGCAAGACATTTCACCGGTGTTGACGTCCCTGTCCACAAGTCTTAAGGTTTTCCAGAcaccaaaacaccaaacacaggATTATAAAACTCTAAGACAAgattttacaactctggaaGGTTGTAACCGTCTGTTCCTCCTTCAAACAGTGTTGAGGTAAAGGTAAGGGGAAGCACAAATCAAATCCCACTGGATGTCTGAATTCCTCACCCTACCCTCTAAGGCTGAGCCCCGTCACCCtacagaggaaactcattttggTCACTTGTGTCCACAATCTTGTTCTTTCAGTCACTACCCAGAGTTCATGACCACAGTT harbors:
- the LOC108891514 gene encoding uncharacterized protein LOC108891514 isoform X1, with protein sequence MSEFSEKEWKKALTSILEELDDPQYKKMLEYLERIPKGQKMEGSKEKMPKTIIEYYGFSESVSEINDAMNQVPRRDCAVQDLLSPFVNKLREENEKQSKGKKRKHESDSELKDKNQKPAAGFKKNNVKSDSESSDEEEDSAADQHKNCKPVEERKNQTWRKTINDLNTGGDLGQKAITVRVVQKSVLRSYQTQEKVEKLFFYLVVADETGSIKMMVYGKEHYQKIIENHSYLFKNVILEKSGYFHEKMIKVIEYSTVSRMSDVDVPEEMKLDAQRLIYRQNPVHSITKAKEFAKKTTLTTVSVKGKVMNIGSVTPVILKSTQEKKERQDFTLKDDTDEIRISLWGEDINQFRGISDGDLVEVTNTKTKCYFETVSLNSTDFTRIFRVQSAAAQPVKIEIISITSANKKETNLEAVFEGELQAFVVSSKHLAKAFGVKLGCDFEENLLQIKPLSAKAEIQGSKINKIRAG
- the LOC108891514 gene encoding uncharacterized protein LOC108891514 isoform X2, whose protein sequence is MSEFSEKEWKKALTSILEELDDPQYKKMLEYLERIPKGQKMEGSKEKMPKTIIEYYGFSESVSEINDAMNQVPRRDCAVQDLLSPFVNKLREENEKQSKGKKRKHESDSELKDKNQKPAAGFKKNNVKSDSESSDEEEDSAADQHKNCKPVEERKNQTWRKTINDLNTGGDLGQKAITVRVVQKSVLRSYQTQEKVEKLFFYLVVADETGSIKMMVYGKEHYQKIIENHSYLFKNVILEKSGYFHEKMIKVIEYSTVSRMSDVDVPEEMKLDAQRLIYRQNPVHSITKAKEFAKKTTLTTVSVKGKVMNIGSVTPVILKSTQEKKERQDFTLKDDTDEIRISLWGEDINQFRGISDGDLVEVQSAAAQPVKIEIISITSANKKETNLEAVFEGELQAFVVSSKHLAKAFGVKLGCDFEENLLQIKPLSAKAEIQGSKINKIRAG